The following are from one region of the Knoellia sp. p5-6-4 genome:
- the argC gene encoding N-acetyl-gamma-glutamyl-phosphate reductase: protein MIRAAVAGASGYAGGEILRLLLGHPEVAVGAVTAASSAGQRLGAVHPHLTPLADRVVEDTTAQTLAGHDVVFLALPHGHSAALAAQLPDEVVVIDCGADFRLRDEAAWTSFYDTPYAGSWAYGMPELCVGADGKQRAELQGTRRVAVPGCYPTAVSLALAPGFAAGLLDPDDVVVVAASGTSGAGKSPKPHLLGAEVMGSMSPYGVGGVHRHTPEIEQNLSGVRGDDVTVSFTPTLAPMPRGILATCTARLAGAGDVRATDVRAAWEKVYAEEPFVHMLPEGQWPSTAGVLGSNSLHVQVTLDDRTGRVVAVAAVDNLTKGTAGAAVQCLNLALGLPETTGLPLAGVAP from the coding sequence ATGATCCGGGCAGCGGTGGCAGGAGCGAGCGGCTACGCCGGGGGTGAGATCCTCCGGCTCCTCCTCGGGCACCCCGAGGTCGCAGTCGGGGCCGTCACCGCCGCCTCGAGCGCGGGGCAGCGGCTCGGAGCCGTCCACCCGCACCTCACGCCGCTGGCCGACCGGGTGGTCGAGGACACCACCGCGCAGACGCTCGCCGGCCACGACGTGGTCTTCCTGGCCCTGCCGCACGGGCACTCCGCAGCCCTGGCGGCGCAGCTCCCCGACGAGGTCGTCGTCATCGACTGCGGGGCGGACTTCCGCCTGCGCGACGAGGCGGCCTGGACCTCGTTCTACGACACCCCGTATGCCGGGTCGTGGGCCTACGGGATGCCTGAGCTGTGCGTGGGGGCGGACGGCAAGCAGCGGGCCGAGCTGCAGGGCACCCGCCGCGTCGCGGTGCCGGGCTGCTACCCCACCGCCGTCAGCCTCGCCCTCGCGCCCGGCTTCGCCGCCGGCCTGCTCGACCCCGACGACGTCGTCGTCGTGGCGGCCTCTGGCACCTCGGGCGCCGGCAAGTCGCCCAAGCCGCACCTGCTCGGCGCCGAGGTCATGGGCTCGATGTCGCCCTACGGCGTGGGCGGGGTCCACCGTCACACGCCGGAGATCGAGCAGAACCTCTCGGGCGTCCGCGGTGACGACGTGACCGTCTCGTTCACCCCGACGCTGGCGCCGATGCCGCGCGGCATCCTCGCGACCTGCACGGCGCGCCTCGCCGGCGCTGGTGACGTCCGCGCCACCGACGTCCGTGCGGCGTGGGAGAAGGTCTACGCCGAAGAGCCGTTCGTGCACATGCTGCCCGAGGGGCAGTGGCCCTCGACCGCCGGCGTCCTCGGCAGCAACAGCCTGCACGTGCAGGTCACGCTCGACGACCGCACCGGACGGGTGGTGGCCGTCGCGGCGGTCGACAACCTCACCAAGGGCACGGCCGGCGCCGCCGTGCAGTGCCTCAACCTCGCGCTCGGCCTGCCGGAGACCACCGGCCTCCCCCTGGCGGGGGTGGCCCCGTGA
- a CDS encoding SDR family oxidoreductase: MSAPVAVVTGASRGIGHHVAEGLEGAGYAVERGSREVAEVTDRGSVERWIGDVAARHGRIDLLVNNAGVIDTEVPIEESDPDEWWRTIEVNVLGPYLVTRFVMPHMVRRSGGRVVNLNSGAGTRAGELASAYNVSKTALARITGSIHLSGAAHGIRAFDLAPGVVRTDMTLSMPSHEGRTEWTSPQEVVDLVLALASGELDAWSGRMVRAGADTPESLRARAAAGLTDTDRSIALVPWGSDDPLA; encoded by the coding sequence ATGAGCGCCCCCGTCGCGGTGGTGACCGGTGCCTCGCGGGGCATCGGCCACCACGTCGCCGAGGGCCTAGAGGGGGCCGGGTATGCCGTGGAGCGCGGCTCGCGCGAGGTCGCCGAGGTGACCGACCGCGGGTCGGTCGAGCGGTGGATCGGTGACGTCGCCGCCCGGCACGGGCGCATCGACCTGCTGGTCAACAACGCGGGCGTCATCGACACCGAGGTGCCCATCGAGGAGTCCGACCCCGACGAGTGGTGGCGCACCATCGAGGTCAACGTGCTCGGGCCCTACCTCGTCACCCGGTTCGTCATGCCGCACATGGTCCGGCGCAGCGGTGGCCGGGTCGTCAACCTCAACAGCGGGGCCGGCACCCGGGCCGGCGAACTCGCCTCGGCCTACAACGTGAGCAAGACGGCGCTGGCCCGGATCACCGGGTCCATCCACCTCAGCGGCGCGGCGCACGGCATACGCGCCTTCGACCTCGCGCCGGGGGTGGTCCGCACGGACATGACCCTCTCCATGCCCTCCCACGAGGGGCGCACGGAGTGGACGTCGCCGCAGGAGGTTGTCGACCTCGTGCTGGCGCTGGCCTCCGGTGAGCTCGACGCGTGGTCGGGTCGCATGGTCCGCGCCGGTGCCGACACCCCCGAGTCGCTGCGCGCGCGTGCGGCAGCCGGGCTCACGGACACCGACCGCAGCATCGCCCTGGTGCCGTGGGGGAGCGACGACCCCCTGGCGTGA
- the pheT gene encoding phenylalanine--tRNA ligase subunit beta, with protein sequence MRAPVSWLRELADVPAGATGADIAASLVKVGLEEEALHGGDIQGPLVVGRVLEVTPEKQKNGKTINWCQVDVGQNGQMLTEGAPQGIVCGAHNFKPGDHVVCILPGGVLPGPFEISARKTYGHVSNGMICSAMELGLGDDHDGIIVLEEWLGDNPDVVAGLQPGQDAIELLGLADEVVEVNVTPDRGYCFSMRGIAREYALATGGGFRDPADVEVPTPNDSGYAVKLADGAPINGNAGCDRYIARTVRGVDVNAATPSWMQKRLTQVGMRPISLAVDVTNYVMMLLGQPLHAFDLDTLSGSVGVRRARPGERLKTLDDVDRALDPEDLLIVDGSDTPLAIAGVMGGESSEVGSSTTNVLIESAHFDPTTVARSSRRHRLTTEASKRFERGVDPEVTAAAAQLAVDLLVSLGGGTPDAGVTDVDHRVDREPFDFDPALPTRYVGLEYPRAEVLETLRAIGCRVSGPDGVSEVSDAFGHGDVVSVLPPSWRPDLKDGPDLVEEVARVRGYDQIPSVLPQATAGRGLTHGQRTRRVIATTLAQQGLVEVLSYPFIARDLFDRLGYAADDSRRRTVTVANPMSDEAPLMRTSVLDSLLETLRRNVARGNRDAAVYELGLVTVGPEQVRSAPVPGIESRPDEATLSAILGAVPAQPRHVAFAAAGDAEPAGPWGAARPFDASDAVAWALAVAKAVGVELVVSATDRAPWHPGRCAQLALADGTVVGHAGELHPKVVTALDLPARAVAGELDVDVLVDATGEPLQAKALSTFPLAHSDVALVVDEAVPTAAVEAALREGAGPSLESLVLFDIYRGDQVGEGRKSLAFRLTFRSAERTLTTDEVSALRDRAVAAAARATGAVQR encoded by the coding sequence ATGCGCGCGCCAGTGTCATGGCTGCGGGAGCTGGCCGACGTGCCGGCAGGGGCCACCGGTGCCGACATCGCCGCGAGCCTGGTCAAGGTGGGCCTGGAGGAGGAGGCGCTGCACGGCGGCGACATCCAGGGACCGCTGGTCGTCGGACGGGTCCTCGAGGTGACTCCCGAGAAGCAGAAGAACGGCAAGACCATCAACTGGTGCCAGGTCGACGTCGGCCAGAACGGCCAAATGCTCACCGAGGGCGCCCCGCAGGGCATCGTCTGCGGCGCCCACAACTTCAAGCCCGGCGACCACGTCGTGTGCATCCTGCCCGGCGGCGTGCTCCCCGGCCCGTTCGAGATCAGCGCCCGCAAGACCTACGGCCACGTCTCCAACGGGATGATCTGTTCCGCGATGGAGCTCGGCCTCGGCGACGACCACGACGGCATCATCGTGCTCGAGGAGTGGCTCGGCGACAACCCCGACGTGGTCGCCGGGCTCCAGCCGGGACAGGACGCCATCGAGCTGCTCGGCCTCGCCGACGAGGTCGTCGAGGTCAACGTCACCCCCGACCGCGGCTACTGCTTCTCGATGCGCGGCATCGCGCGCGAGTACGCGCTCGCCACCGGTGGCGGCTTCCGTGACCCCGCCGACGTCGAGGTGCCGACCCCCAACGACAGCGGGTATGCCGTCAAGCTCGCCGACGGCGCGCCGATCAACGGCAACGCCGGCTGCGACCGCTACATCGCCCGGACCGTGCGCGGGGTCGACGTGAACGCCGCCACGCCGTCGTGGATGCAGAAGCGCCTGACGCAGGTCGGCATGCGCCCGATCAGCCTGGCCGTCGACGTCACCAACTACGTGATGATGCTGCTCGGACAGCCGCTGCACGCCTTCGACCTCGACACCCTCTCCGGCTCCGTCGGTGTCCGGAGGGCGAGGCCGGGGGAGCGGCTGAAGACCCTCGACGACGTAGACCGCGCGCTCGACCCCGAGGACCTGCTCATCGTCGACGGCAGCGACACCCCGCTGGCCATCGCCGGCGTCATGGGCGGTGAGTCCTCCGAGGTGGGCTCGTCCACGACCAACGTGCTCATCGAGTCGGCGCACTTCGACCCGACGACGGTGGCGCGCTCCTCGCGCCGTCACCGCCTGACGACCGAGGCGTCCAAGCGCTTCGAGCGCGGCGTCGACCCCGAGGTGACCGCTGCCGCGGCCCAGCTCGCGGTCGACCTCCTCGTGTCGCTGGGTGGCGGCACCCCCGACGCCGGCGTCACCGACGTCGACCACCGGGTGGACCGTGAGCCGTTCGACTTCGACCCCGCGCTGCCGACCCGCTACGTGGGGCTGGAGTACCCCCGGGCGGAGGTGCTCGAGACGCTGCGGGCCATCGGCTGCCGGGTGAGCGGCCCCGACGGGGTCTCCGAGGTCTCCGACGCCTTCGGGCACGGCGACGTCGTCTCGGTGCTGCCGCCGTCGTGGCGCCCCGACCTGAAGGACGGCCCCGACCTGGTCGAGGAGGTGGCGCGCGTGCGCGGCTACGACCAGATCCCGTCGGTGCTTCCCCAGGCCACCGCCGGGCGCGGCCTGACCCACGGCCAGCGCACCCGCCGCGTCATCGCGACCACCCTGGCCCAGCAGGGACTGGTCGAGGTGCTCAGCTATCCGTTCATCGCCCGCGACCTGTTCGACCGGCTCGGCTACGCCGCAGACGACAGCCGCCGGCGCACGGTCACCGTGGCCAACCCGATGTCGGACGAGGCGCCCCTCATGCGCACCTCGGTGCTCGACAGCCTGCTCGAGACGCTGCGCCGCAACGTCGCCCGCGGCAACCGTGACGCCGCCGTCTACGAGCTCGGGCTCGTCACCGTCGGACCCGAGCAGGTCCGCAGCGCGCCCGTGCCGGGCATCGAGTCGAGGCCCGACGAGGCCACGCTCTCGGCGATCCTCGGCGCCGTGCCCGCCCAGCCGCGACACGTGGCCTTCGCCGCGGCCGGCGACGCCGAGCCGGCCGGCCCGTGGGGCGCTGCCCGTCCGTTCGACGCCAGCGACGCGGTCGCGTGGGCGCTGGCCGTGGCAAAGGCCGTGGGGGTCGAGCTCGTGGTCTCGGCCACCGACCGGGCGCCCTGGCACCCCGGGCGGTGCGCGCAGCTCGCCCTCGCGGACGGCACCGTCGTCGGCCACGCCGGCGAGCTGCACCCCAAGGTCGTCACGGCGCTCGACCTCCCGGCCCGCGCCGTGGCCGGCGAGCTCGACGTCGACGTCCTGGTGGACGCCACCGGTGAGCCGCTGCAGGCCAAGGCCCTGTCGACGTTCCCCCTCGCGCACTCCGACGTCGCCCTCGTCGTCGACGAGGCGGTGCCGACCGCGGCCGTCGAGGCGGCGCTGCGCGAAGGTGCAGGCCCATCGCTGGAGTCGCTGGTGCTCTTCGACATCTACCGTGGCGACCAGGTCGGCGAGGGCAGGAAGTCGCTGGCGTTCCGACTCACCTTCCGCTCCGCGGAGCGCACCCTCACCACCGACGAGGTGAGCGCCCTGCGCGACCGGGCCGTGGCGGCGGCCGCCCGCGCCACGGGAGCCGTGCAGCGATGA
- the pheS gene encoding phenylalanine--tRNA ligase subunit alpha, with protein sequence MSGPNKQYDPVEVAALDPAAIEQAVADAVAAISAAASLEELKAARLAHQGEKSPLALANREIGALPPSAKAEAGKRVGQARGQVAQALKVRQKELEAERDQRILVEETVDLTVRVPRRRLGARHPISLVSERVEDIFVAMGWEVAEGPELESEWLNFDALNLGADHPARQMQDTFFIDPPELGLVLRTHTSPVQVRTMLVGEPPIYVLCPGKVFRTDELDATHTPVFHQFEGLVVDEGITMAHLKGSLDAFVSRLFGEGTVTRLRPSYFPFTEPSAEIDCRCWICGGQDSQCRTCGGTGWIEMGGCGMVNRRVLNASGIDPDRYTGFAFGLGIERSLMLRHGVGDMRDIVEGDVRFSTQFGMEI encoded by the coding sequence ATGTCTGGACCCAACAAGCAGTACGACCCCGTCGAGGTCGCCGCGCTCGACCCGGCCGCCATCGAGCAGGCCGTGGCCGACGCCGTCGCCGCGATCTCCGCGGCCGCCAGCCTCGAGGAGCTGAAGGCGGCGCGTCTGGCCCACCAGGGGGAGAAGAGCCCGCTGGCGTTGGCCAACCGCGAGATCGGCGCCCTGCCGCCCAGCGCCAAGGCCGAGGCCGGCAAGCGCGTCGGGCAGGCCCGCGGCCAGGTGGCGCAGGCCCTCAAGGTGCGCCAGAAGGAGCTCGAGGCCGAGCGCGACCAGCGCATCCTCGTCGAGGAGACCGTCGACCTCACTGTGCGGGTGCCGCGCCGCCGGCTCGGTGCCCGCCACCCCATCAGCCTCGTCTCCGAGCGGGTCGAGGACATCTTCGTCGCCATGGGCTGGGAGGTCGCCGAGGGCCCTGAGCTCGAGTCGGAGTGGCTCAACTTCGACGCGCTCAACCTCGGGGCCGACCACCCGGCCCGGCAGATGCAGGACACCTTCTTCATCGACCCGCCCGAGCTGGGCCTGGTGCTGCGCACCCACACCTCACCGGTGCAGGTGCGCACCATGCTCGTGGGCGAGCCGCCCATCTACGTGCTGTGCCCGGGCAAGGTGTTCCGCACCGACGAGCTCGACGCCACCCACACGCCGGTGTTCCACCAGTTCGAGGGACTCGTGGTCGACGAGGGCATCACCATGGCGCACCTCAAGGGCAGCCTCGACGCCTTCGTCTCGCGGCTGTTCGGCGAGGGCACGGTCACGCGGCTGCGCCCGTCGTACTTCCCGTTCACCGAGCCCAGCGCCGAGATCGACTGCCGCTGCTGGATCTGCGGGGGCCAGGACAGCCAGTGCCGCACCTGCGGTGGCACAGGCTGGATCGAGATGGGCGGCTGCGGCATGGTCAACCGCCGCGTGCTGAACGCCAGCGGCATCGACCCCGACCGCTACACCGGCTTCGCCTTCGGGCTGGGCATCGAGCGCTCGCTCATGCTGCGGCACGGGGTGGGCGACATGCGAGACATCGTTGAGGGAGACGTGCGGTTCAGCACGCAGTTCGGGATGGAGATCTGA
- a CDS encoding ATP-binding protein codes for MFFRDDELLDPAAAARAVEMLPDGLVAADGNAQVIYCNSRFEEITGLAVADVVGHDVREVLTLQDSDGSSWWECTNPWDGLRTRTGHREKLLLLANGREVLVTASYLRPGRNEPVNRVLVALRDTEHRRRTEANHAALISTVAHELRSPLTSVKGFSSTLLRRWERFSDEQKRLMIETIEADADRVTRLISELLDVSRIDAGRLQIRPQPLDVTSIYERHIERAVATGHDRDQFVVDVPADLPEVWADPDRLDQILANLIENALRHGEGTVTLAAAPAHDGAGEGGARRRIEGSVDLVVSDDGKGIDPAHRELVFSRFWHGSGRGSTGLGLYVVKGLVEAHGGRIVVESSPRGGAQFRFNLPAEPPDYLA; via the coding sequence ATGTTCTTCCGCGACGACGAGCTGCTGGATCCTGCAGCCGCAGCCAGGGCCGTCGAGATGCTGCCCGACGGGCTCGTCGCCGCTGACGGGAACGCCCAGGTCATCTACTGCAACTCGCGCTTCGAGGAGATCACCGGCCTGGCCGTCGCGGACGTCGTCGGCCACGACGTGCGCGAGGTGCTGACCCTGCAGGACAGCGACGGCAGCTCGTGGTGGGAGTGCACCAACCCGTGGGACGGCCTGCGCACCCGCACAGGGCACCGCGAGAAGCTGCTCCTCCTCGCCAACGGCCGCGAGGTGCTGGTGACGGCGAGCTACCTCCGGCCCGGCCGCAACGAGCCGGTGAACCGGGTGCTCGTGGCCCTGCGCGACACCGAGCACCGCCGGCGCACCGAGGCCAACCACGCCGCGCTCATCTCCACGGTCGCCCACGAGCTCCGCTCACCCTTGACCTCGGTGAAGGGCTTCTCCTCCACGCTGCTGCGGCGGTGGGAGCGCTTCAGCGACGAGCAGAAGCGCCTCATGATCGAGACCATCGAGGCCGACGCCGACCGGGTCACCCGTCTCATCAGCGAGCTGCTCGACGTCTCGCGCATCGACGCCGGTCGCCTGCAGATCCGCCCGCAGCCGCTCGACGTCACCTCCATCTACGAGCGGCACATCGAGCGTGCCGTGGCGACCGGCCACGACCGCGACCAGTTCGTGGTCGACGTGCCGGCCGACCTGCCGGAGGTCTGGGCCGACCCCGACCGGCTCGACCAGATCCTCGCCAACCTCATCGAGAACGCCCTGCGCCACGGCGAGGGCACCGTCACCCTCGCCGCGGCCCCTGCCCACGACGGCGCGGGCGAGGGCGGTGCCCGGCGGCGCATCGAGGGCTCGGTCGACCTCGTGGTCAGCGACGACGGCAAGGGCATCGACCCGGCCCACCGCGAGCTGGTCTTCTCCCGCTTCTGGCACGGTTCGGGCAGGGGCAGCACCGGCCTCGGGCTCTACGTGGTGAAGGGGCTGGTCGAGGCGCACGGCGGGCGCATCGTGGTGGAGAGCTCACCCAGGGGCGGCGCCCAGTTCCGCTTCAACCTGCCCGCCGAGCCGCCGGACTACCTGGCCTGA
- a CDS encoding RNA methyltransferase has translation MPPLSSPLTNPRSDRVKAVRALSRRSVRARTGRFLAEGPQSVREAVRWRPADVVDLYLTAAAAERHPDILALAHEAGLFVHEVTEPVLAAMSDTEQPQGLTAVCRVAPASLEDVLSAGPRLLVLLTNVRDPGNAGTVIRGADAVGADAVLVSGNSVDVYSPKVVRSTAGSIFHLPVVTGLEIDHALSALRNQGVRLLAADGAGERLLPDADLDPPHAWVMGNEAWGLEPHVREQCDEVVRVPIYGKAESLNLAMAATVCLYASAGALGPRRR, from the coding sequence ATGCCCCCGCTGAGCAGCCCGCTGACCAACCCACGGTCGGACCGGGTGAAGGCGGTGCGGGCACTGTCCCGGCGCTCTGTGCGTGCCAGGACCGGCCGGTTCCTGGCCGAGGGCCCGCAGTCCGTTCGCGAGGCGGTGCGCTGGCGGCCCGCTGACGTCGTCGACCTGTACCTGACCGCGGCGGCCGCCGAACGGCACCCCGACATCTTGGCCCTGGCCCACGAGGCCGGGCTGTTCGTGCACGAGGTCACTGAGCCGGTGCTCGCGGCCATGTCCGACACCGAGCAGCCGCAGGGTCTGACGGCGGTGTGCCGGGTGGCCCCGGCCTCCCTCGAGGACGTGCTGAGCGCCGGGCCGCGCCTCCTGGTGCTGCTCACCAACGTGCGCGACCCCGGCAACGCCGGGACGGTCATCCGGGGCGCCGACGCCGTGGGCGCCGATGCCGTGCTGGTGAGCGGGAACTCGGTCGACGTGTACAGCCCCAAGGTCGTGCGCTCGACCGCCGGGTCGATCTTCCACCTGCCGGTCGTGACCGGCCTGGAGATCGATCACGCCCTCAGCGCCCTGCGCAACCAAGGAGTGCGGCTCCTCGCGGCCGACGGGGCGGGGGAGCGCCTGCTGCCCGACGCCGACCTCGACCCGCCCCATGCCTGGGTGATGGGCAACGAGGCGTGGGGTCTCGAGCCGCACGTGCGCGAGCAGTGCGACGAGGTGGTGCGCGTCCCGATCTACGGCAAGGCCGAGTCGCTCAACCTCGCGATGGCGGCCACGGTGTGCCTCTACGCGTCAGCGGGGGCCCTGGGCCCCCGTCGTCGCTAG
- the rplT gene encoding 50S ribosomal protein L20, whose amino-acid sequence MARVKRAVNAQKKRRVVLERASGYRGQRSRLYRKAKEQVTHSLGYAYRDRRAKKGDFRRLWIQRINAGARANGMTYNRFIQGLKAAEVEVDRRMLAELAVNDEAAFAALVEIAKANVPATAEASA is encoded by the coding sequence GTGGCACGCGTGAAGCGGGCGGTCAACGCCCAGAAGAAGCGCCGGGTCGTCCTCGAGCGCGCCAGCGGCTACCGCGGGCAGCGCTCGCGCCTGTACCGCAAGGCCAAGGAGCAGGTCACCCACAGCCTCGGCTACGCCTACCGTGACCGCCGCGCCAAGAAGGGTGACTTCCGGCGCCTCTGGATCCAGCGCATCAACGCCGGCGCCCGCGCCAACGGCATGACCTACAACCGCTTCATCCAGGGCCTCAAGGCCGCTGAGGTCGAGGTCGACCGTCGCATGCTGGCCGAGCTGGCCGTCAACGACGAGGCCGCGTTCGCGGCGCTCGTCGAGATCGCCAAGGCCAACGTGCCGGCGACCGCCGAGGCCAGCGCCTGA
- the rpmI gene encoding 50S ribosomal protein L35 codes for MPKMKTHSGAKKRFRLTGKGKVMREQANGRHLLEHKSSRYTRSIANDVEVSKPDAKKVKKLLGR; via the coding sequence ATGCCGAAGATGAAGACGCACTCCGGCGCCAAGAAGCGCTTCCGCCTGACCGGCAAGGGCAAGGTCATGCGCGAGCAGGCCAACGGCCGCCACCTGCTCGAGCACAAGTCCTCGCGCTACACCCGTTCCATCGCGAACGACGTCGAGGTCTCGAAGCCGGACGCCAAGAAGGTCAAGAAGCTTCTCGGCCGCTGA
- the infC gene encoding translation initiation factor IF-3 produces MSEPRINDRIRVPEVRLVGPNGEQVGIVRVEDALRLAAEADLDLVEVAPMAKPPVAKLMDFGKFKYEAAMKAREARKNQVNTVIKEIKLRPKIDPHDYGTKKGHVERFLKGGDKVKVTIMFRGREQSRPELGFRLLQRLAEDVVELGTVESAPKQDGRNMIMVLAPTKKKSEAKAEQRRARSAAAAEGAVGAPEDENVPAEPQAPESAQ; encoded by the coding sequence ATCAGCGAGCCTCGCATCAACGACCGCATCCGGGTTCCGGAGGTGCGGTTGGTTGGCCCCAACGGAGAGCAGGTCGGCATCGTGCGCGTCGAGGACGCGCTGCGCCTGGCGGCCGAGGCCGACCTCGACCTCGTCGAGGTGGCCCCGATGGCGAAGCCCCCCGTCGCCAAGCTCATGGACTTCGGCAAGTTCAAGTACGAAGCGGCCATGAAGGCGCGGGAAGCCCGCAAGAACCAGGTCAACACCGTCATCAAGGAGATCAAGCTCCGCCCGAAGATCGACCCGCACGACTACGGCACCAAGAAGGGCCACGTCGAGCGGTTCCTCAAGGGCGGCGACAAGGTCAAGGTGACGATCATGTTCCGCGGTCGCGAGCAGTCGCGTCCGGAGCTGGGTTTCCGCCTGCTGCAGCGGCTGGCGGAGGACGTGGTTGAGCTGGGCACGGTGGAGTCGGCTCCGAAGCAGGACGGCCGCAACATGATCATGGTCCTGGCCCCGACCAAGAAGAAGTCCGAGGCCAAGGCCGAGCAGCGACGCGCACGCTCCGCGGCGGCCGCGGAGGGCGCCGTCGGTGCCCCCGAGGACGAGAACGTCCCGGCGGAGCCGCAGGCTCCCGAGTCGGCGCAGTAG
- a CDS encoding DUF1844 domain-containing protein: protein MSTENPNPSQAGDQQYARDLADVPAVEVITTAAIHMMSAAAVKCGLAEGEDAADHLDLDEARRLITALAGLVTAAAPDLGSQHAAPLRDGLKSLQLAFREASLVPDPPGQGPGEKLTGPVV from the coding sequence GTGAGCACGGAAAATCCCAATCCCAGCCAGGCCGGCGACCAGCAGTACGCCCGGGACCTCGCCGACGTCCCCGCCGTCGAGGTCATCACCACCGCCGCCATCCACATGATGAGCGCCGCGGCCGTCAAGTGCGGGCTCGCCGAGGGCGAGGACGCCGCCGACCACCTCGACCTCGACGAGGCGCGTCGCCTCATCACCGCCCTGGCCGGCCTGGTCACCGCCGCGGCCCCCGACCTCGGCAGCCAGCACGCCGCCCCGCTGCGCGACGGCCTGAAGTCGCTGCAGCTGGCATTCCGCGAGGCCTCGCTGGTGCCTGACCCGCCGGGTCAGGGCCCGGGCGAGAAGCTCACCGGCCCGGTCGTCTGA